A single Mercenaria mercenaria strain notata chromosome 9, MADL_Memer_1, whole genome shotgun sequence DNA region contains:
- the LOC123547465 gene encoding uncharacterized protein LOC123547465, translated as MDKNEVIILHGPDFAGKYTFYMRELRRTHEALQPAKMFATDPSLGFRDICLQILGILKEGKKIAILDVNELKKTRLSYIKLLQKKCDSMSVAVLSVLPKYGCEQLFWTRELRLATELSLCETEDCSRSEIPLNDARLTKWFSKDSDSDIQYRHGIVEKPSELEECTVLEKCVGIYTKSVYKFEVPVIFVQWEVICGVTTNNHRMSKLSKAFELWTSVNHCGRIIVICDGSQIHTGEKTKAQQQKDIDDAMTCLTNQFTACPVYVYHIVDPKQAGGYMAPPKPGSLAFLQQRHCLNLHSRRSVYMYETSSHMKMAENAGVRHIKASRVIDHPSLVISSHAAYTLAIPEMLKTKRILPGQPRNNPPTIPLVQLKHTFSESKIQQNLPYGRSEYMYVTDLENVQRYNDLYVKYATEVGQPGSKMSPKKTCHSTPDKSSTSQIHASDTSADQSKLSIASRDLPKWMVKKDRSRELRSSGEVSQSDGDLQKEKKIRKTMYVMTEIELVEVACDILKQAGKDNIVERFMSKKDVDSDTNSKNNKQEIKPNLVKTAVERRPYHRERTKSKMDKIEPSNDIGDQLGSFCPKMEPESDLEENSMNSSVDTDSDMHLSNDEFELSEALDKKERNKIVESDVGDIVASVLEDFSTSHVAPKPSPKKRTRIKEEPVFTSVSPSKQRRSDTSNNTCNNLDFKDKRNLQNRSLSVRFKEEHVNTSDVSPKEDAVKKRKTRHTPDLSHLDDIF; from the exons ggGAAATACACATTCTATATGAGGGAACTTAGGAGAACACATGAAGCCCTACAGCCTGCAAAAATGTTTGCAACAGATCCATCTCTTGGATTCCGGGACATTTGTTTACAGATATTAGGAATTCTCAAAGAG GGAAAGAAAATTGCTATACTGGATGTAAATGAGTTGAAGAAGACCAGACTGTCATATATAAAATTGCTACAGAAAAAg TGTGACAGTATGTCAGTGGCAGTCCTCAGTGTTCTACCAAAGTATGGCTGTGAGCAGTTGTTTTGGACTCGGGAACTGAGATTAGCGACAGAGTTGAGTCTGTGTGAGACAGAAGATTGCAGCAGGTCTGAGATTCCCCTCAATGATGCACGCTTAACTAAGTGGTTCAGCAAGGATTCCGATAGTGACATACAGTACAGACATGGAATAG tTGAAAAACCGAGTGAATTGGAAGAGTGCACAGTCTTGGAAAAATGTGTGGGCATATACACAAAATCTGTGTACAAA TTTGAGGTTCCAGTTATATTTGTTCAATGGGAGGTGATATGTGGAGTGACAACCAACAACCATAGAATGTCTAAATTGTCAAAGGCATTTGAATTGTGGACCAGTGTTAATCATTGTGGAAGGATCATAGTGATATGTGACGGTTCTCAGATACATACTG GTGAAAAAACAAAAGCTCAACAACAAAAGGACATTGATGATGCCATGACATGCTTGACCAACCAG TTTACTGCCTGTCCAGTCTATGTGTATCACATTGTTGATCCAAAGCAAGCAGGGGGCTATATGGCACCACCAAAACCAGGAAGTCTTGCATTTCTACAACAAAGGCATTGTCTTAACTTACATTCAAGG AGAAGTGTTTACATGTATGAAACATCTAGTCATATGAAAATGGCTGAAAATGCTGGTGTCAGACATATAAAG GCTTCCAGAGTGATAGATCATCCATCATTG GTGATATCAAGCCATGCAGCATACACTCTAGCTATTCCTGAAATGTTAAAGACAAAGAGGATTCTACCAGGTCAACCCAGAAACAACCCACCAACTATACCACTGGTTCAGCTGAAACACACATTTTCTGAGAGTAAAATTCAACAGAACTTACCATATGGGCGGTCtgaatacatgtatgttacagACTTGGAGAACGTTCAAAG GTACAATGATTTATATGTGAAGTATGCGACTGAAGTGGGACAGCCGGGTAGTAAAATGTCGCCCAAGAAGACATGCCATTCTACCCCAGATAAATCCAGTACCAGTCAAATACATGCTTCTGATACATCAGCTGACCAATCAAAACTCAGTATTGCATCACGTGACCTTCCAAAGTGGATGGTGAAGAAAGACAGAAGCCGTGAGTTAAGGTCATCTGGAGAGGTTAGCCAATCAGATGGTGATTTACAGAAGGAGAAAAAAATTAG GAAAACAATGTATGTAATGACTGAGATTGAATTGGTGGAAGTAGCTTGTGATATCCTTAAACAG GCAGGCAAAGATAACATTGTGGAACGATTTATGTCAAAGAAAGACGTAGATAGTGATACAAATTCAAAAAATAACAAACAGGAAATAAAACCTAATTTAGTGAAGACTGCAGTAGAAAGAAGACCATATCATCGCGAAAGAACTAAATCCAAAATGGATAAAATTGAGCCTTCAAATGACATAGGTGACCAGTTAGGAAGTTTTTGTCCTAAAATGGAGCCTGAATCAGACTTGGAAGAAAACAGTATGAATTCATCAGTAGATACAGATAGTGATATGCACTTGTCAAATGATGAATTTGAGCTTAGTGAAGCATtagacaaaaaagaaagaaacaaaatcgTTGAATCAGATGTTGGTGATATAGTTGCAAGTGTATTGGAGGATTTCTCAACATCACATGTAGCACCAAAACCATCACCGAAAAAGAGAACTAG GATTAAAGAGGAACCAGTATTTACCAGTGTTTCACCAAGTAAACAGAGGCGTTCTGACACATCTAACAACACTTGTAACAACCTTGATTTCAAAGATAAGAGAAACTTGCAAAACAGGAGTTTGAGTGTTCGGTTTAAAGAAGAACATGTTAACACAAGTGATGTTTCCCCAAAGGAAGATGcagtaaagaaaagaaaaacaaggcACACTCCAGATCTgtctcatcttgatgatattttctag